One genomic segment of Sminthopsis crassicaudata isolate SCR6 chromosome 4, ASM4859323v1, whole genome shotgun sequence includes these proteins:
- the ECM1 gene encoding extracellular matrix protein 1 isoform X12: MPSPCPGMGSPRTAALVFVIWALGALASQGGPKPSQQREVIPQLSIFSQEEVDYLFEDFPVQQAQSPQRILLETEKSTPNKAIPLQEEVQPLPFPIEQKEVESPFHPPKDDGFSQQEQKEKMEHPSPESSSYNQPRHCPQDPRFGGWGHRLDGFPPGRPNPDNINQICLPDRKHVVYGPWNLPQTGHSHLSRQGNALNFLETGYTRCCHLKTDRLDCAMSVWADALFRFCESEFSVKTRAYSCCWLRGEARLSCFQENAPLPDYKLLQGPCPSHPPRPSSSLELSFPPGVPTPGNIRNICRFRRYRSIPRGLQMLEDLMPQLRAVAQLEGKFKRCCHQGDNHTCARQAWEDVLDHYCDEELAIKTHHHVCCHRSPISARDDCFARHAPYPNYDRDILTVDLSRITPDTMSQLCGHRKVLTKHKQIPGLIRNMTARCCELPPADQGACAEEEKSAFIEDLCGSRRDSWRDSDYCCEEKPGDEQTNCFNTHYLRNVALVAGVAQKPKDQPEAGTTELPPASPTPEHKGE, encoded by the exons GACCCAAGCCTTCCCAACAGAGAGAGGTGATTCCACAGCTTTCCATTTTTAGCCAAGAAGAAG TGGATTACCTGTTTGAAGACTTTCCTGTGCAGCAGGCACAAAGCCCTCAGAGAATCCTTTTGGAGACCGAAA AATCTACTCCTAATAAAGCCATACCTCTTCAAGAGGAAGTGCAGCCCCTTCCGTTCCCCATCGAGCAGAAAGAAG TAGAGTCTCCTTTCCACCCCCCAAAGGATGATGGGTTTTCCCAACAAGAGCAGAAAGAAA AAATGGAACATCCTAGCCCAGAGTCCTCATCTTACAATCAGCCTCGTCACTGCCCTCAAGACCCCCGTTTCGGGGGCTGGGGTCACCGACTGGATGGCTTCCCCCCTGGGCGCCCTAACCCAGACAACATCAACCAGATCTGCCTCCCTGACCGCAAGCATGTGGTATATGGCCCTTGGAACCTGCCTCAGACCGGTCACTCCCACCTCAGCCGCCAGGGGAACGCCCTCAACTTTCTGGAGACGGGGTACACCCGTTGCTGCCACCTCAAAACGGACCGACTGGATTGTGCGATGTCTGTG TGGGCAGACGCCCTGTTTCGGTTCTGTGAGTCTGAGTTCTCAGTCAAGACCAGAGCCTACTCATGCTGCTGGCTTCGGGGAGAGGCCCGCCTCTCCTGCTTCCAAGAGAATGCCCCCCTGCCAGACTACAAGCTTCTCCAAGGGCCCTGCCCCAGTCACCCCCCCAGGCCTTCCTCCAGTCTGGAGTTGTCCTTCCCCCCGGGAGTCCCCACTCCGGGCAACATTAGGAACATCTGCCGTTTCCGTCGCTACCGATCTATTCCCCGAGGGCTTCAAATGCTGGAAGACCTTATGCCTCAGCTCCGGGCAGTGGCGCAGCTGGAGGGCAAATTCAAGCGCTGCTGCCACCAAGGAGACAACCACACCTGTGCCCGGCAGGCA TGGGAGGATGTTCTGGACCATTACTGTGATGAGGAACTGGCAATTAAGACCCACCATCACGTTTGTTGCCACCGCTCTCCCATCTCTGCCCGTGATGATTGCTTTGCTCGCCATGCTCCCTACCCCAACTACGACCGGGACATCTTGACCGTTGACCTCAGCCGGATTACTCCTGACACCATGAGCCAGCTCTGTGGACACCGAAAGGTCCTCACCAAGCA TAAGCAGATTCCTGGGCTCATCCGGAACATGACAGCCAGGTGCTGTGAACTGCCACCAGCGGACCAAGGGGCCTGTGCAGAGGAGGAG AAATCGGCCTTCATCGAAGACCTTTGTGGCTCCCGACGAGACTCGTGGAGGGATTCTGATTACTGTTGTGAGGAGAAGCCTGGAGATGAACAAACCAATTGCTTCAATACCCACTATCTAAGGAATGTGGCTTTGGTGGCCGGGGTGGCCCAGAAACCCAAGGACCAGCCAGAGGCTGGGACAACTGAACTACCTCCTGCCAGCCCCACCCCAGAGCACAAAGGAGAATGA
- the ECM1 gene encoding extracellular matrix protein 1 isoform X9: MPSPCPGMGSPRTAALVFVIWALGALASQGGPKPSQQREVIPQLSIFSQEEVDYLFEDFPVQQAQSPQRILLETEKSTPNKAIPLQEEVQPLPFPIEQKEVESPFHPPKDDGFSQQEQKEIDSSQHEEHPNGQGREMEHPSPESSSYNQPRHCPQDPRFGGWGHRLDGFPPGRPNPDNINQICLPDRKHVVYGPWNLPQTGHSHLSRQGNALNFLETGYTRCCHLKTDRLDCAMSVWADALFRFCESEFSVKTRAYSCCWLRGEARLSCFQENAPLPDYKLLQGPCPSHPPRPSSSLELSFPPGVPTPGNIRNICRFRRYRSIPRGLQMLEDLMPQLRAVAQLEGKFKRCCHQGDNHTCARQAWEDVLDHYCDEELAIKTHHHVCCHRSPISARDDCFARHAPYPNYDRDILTVDLSRITPDTMSQLCGHRKVLTKHKQIPGLIRNMTARCCELPPADQGACAEEEKSAFIEDLCGSRRDSWRDSDYCCEEKPGDEQTNCFNTHYLRNVALVAGVAQKPKDQPEAGTTELPPASPTPEHKGE, encoded by the exons GACCCAAGCCTTCCCAACAGAGAGAGGTGATTCCACAGCTTTCCATTTTTAGCCAAGAAGAAG TGGATTACCTGTTTGAAGACTTTCCTGTGCAGCAGGCACAAAGCCCTCAGAGAATCCTTTTGGAGACCGAAA AATCTACTCCTAATAAAGCCATACCTCTTCAAGAGGAAGTGCAGCCCCTTCCGTTCCCCATCGAGCAGAAAGAAG TAGAGTCTCCTTTCCACCCCCCAAAGGATGATGGGTTTTCCCAACAAGAGCAGAAAGAAA tcGATTCCTCTCAGCATGAAGAGCATCCCAATGGGCAGGGGAGAG AAATGGAACATCCTAGCCCAGAGTCCTCATCTTACAATCAGCCTCGTCACTGCCCTCAAGACCCCCGTTTCGGGGGCTGGGGTCACCGACTGGATGGCTTCCCCCCTGGGCGCCCTAACCCAGACAACATCAACCAGATCTGCCTCCCTGACCGCAAGCATGTGGTATATGGCCCTTGGAACCTGCCTCAGACCGGTCACTCCCACCTCAGCCGCCAGGGGAACGCCCTCAACTTTCTGGAGACGGGGTACACCCGTTGCTGCCACCTCAAAACGGACCGACTGGATTGTGCGATGTCTGTG TGGGCAGACGCCCTGTTTCGGTTCTGTGAGTCTGAGTTCTCAGTCAAGACCAGAGCCTACTCATGCTGCTGGCTTCGGGGAGAGGCCCGCCTCTCCTGCTTCCAAGAGAATGCCCCCCTGCCAGACTACAAGCTTCTCCAAGGGCCCTGCCCCAGTCACCCCCCCAGGCCTTCCTCCAGTCTGGAGTTGTCCTTCCCCCCGGGAGTCCCCACTCCGGGCAACATTAGGAACATCTGCCGTTTCCGTCGCTACCGATCTATTCCCCGAGGGCTTCAAATGCTGGAAGACCTTATGCCTCAGCTCCGGGCAGTGGCGCAGCTGGAGGGCAAATTCAAGCGCTGCTGCCACCAAGGAGACAACCACACCTGTGCCCGGCAGGCA TGGGAGGATGTTCTGGACCATTACTGTGATGAGGAACTGGCAATTAAGACCCACCATCACGTTTGTTGCCACCGCTCTCCCATCTCTGCCCGTGATGATTGCTTTGCTCGCCATGCTCCCTACCCCAACTACGACCGGGACATCTTGACCGTTGACCTCAGCCGGATTACTCCTGACACCATGAGCCAGCTCTGTGGACACCGAAAGGTCCTCACCAAGCA TAAGCAGATTCCTGGGCTCATCCGGAACATGACAGCCAGGTGCTGTGAACTGCCACCAGCGGACCAAGGGGCCTGTGCAGAGGAGGAG AAATCGGCCTTCATCGAAGACCTTTGTGGCTCCCGACGAGACTCGTGGAGGGATTCTGATTACTGTTGTGAGGAGAAGCCTGGAGATGAACAAACCAATTGCTTCAATACCCACTATCTAAGGAATGTGGCTTTGGTGGCCGGGGTGGCCCAGAAACCCAAGGACCAGCCAGAGGCTGGGACAACTGAACTACCTCCTGCCAGCCCCACCCCAGAGCACAAAGGAGAATGA
- the ECM1 gene encoding extracellular matrix protein 1 isoform X18 encodes MPSPCPGMGSPRTAALVFVIWALGALASQGGPKPSQQREVIPQLSIFSQEEVGYAAPPAPPRSQSPKLNDPITSQHIFQGQEPVDYLFEDFPVQQAQSPQRILLETEKSTPNKAIPLQEEVQPLPFPIEQKEVESPFHPPKDDGFSQQEQKEIDSSQHEEHPNGQGREMEHPSPESSSYNQPRHCPQDPRFGGWGHRLDGFPPGRPNPDNINQICLPDRKHVVYGPWNLPQTGHSHLSRQGNALNFLETGYTRCCHLKTDRLDCAMSVWEDVLDHYCDEELAIKTHHHVCCHRSPISARDDCFARHAPYPNYDRDILTVDLSRITPDTMSQLCGHRKVLTKHKQIPGLIRNMTARCCELPPADQGACAEEEKSAFIEDLCGSRRDSWRDSDYCCEEKPGDEQTNCFNTHYLRNVALVAGVAQKPKDQPEAGTTELPPASPTPEHKGE; translated from the exons GACCCAAGCCTTCCCAACAGAGAGAGGTGATTCCACAGCTTTCCATTTTTAGCCAAGAAGAAG TTGGCTATGCAGCTCCCCCTGCCCCTCCCAGGTCCCAAAGCCCCAAGCTTAACGACCCCATCACATCCCAGCATATCTTTCAGGGACAGGAACCAG TGGATTACCTGTTTGAAGACTTTCCTGTGCAGCAGGCACAAAGCCCTCAGAGAATCCTTTTGGAGACCGAAA AATCTACTCCTAATAAAGCCATACCTCTTCAAGAGGAAGTGCAGCCCCTTCCGTTCCCCATCGAGCAGAAAGAAG TAGAGTCTCCTTTCCACCCCCCAAAGGATGATGGGTTTTCCCAACAAGAGCAGAAAGAAA tcGATTCCTCTCAGCATGAAGAGCATCCCAATGGGCAGGGGAGAG AAATGGAACATCCTAGCCCAGAGTCCTCATCTTACAATCAGCCTCGTCACTGCCCTCAAGACCCCCGTTTCGGGGGCTGGGGTCACCGACTGGATGGCTTCCCCCCTGGGCGCCCTAACCCAGACAACATCAACCAGATCTGCCTCCCTGACCGCAAGCATGTGGTATATGGCCCTTGGAACCTGCCTCAGACCGGTCACTCCCACCTCAGCCGCCAGGGGAACGCCCTCAACTTTCTGGAGACGGGGTACACCCGTTGCTGCCACCTCAAAACGGACCGACTGGATTGTGCGATGTCTGTG TGGGAGGATGTTCTGGACCATTACTGTGATGAGGAACTGGCAATTAAGACCCACCATCACGTTTGTTGCCACCGCTCTCCCATCTCTGCCCGTGATGATTGCTTTGCTCGCCATGCTCCCTACCCCAACTACGACCGGGACATCTTGACCGTTGACCTCAGCCGGATTACTCCTGACACCATGAGCCAGCTCTGTGGACACCGAAAGGTCCTCACCAAGCA TAAGCAGATTCCTGGGCTCATCCGGAACATGACAGCCAGGTGCTGTGAACTGCCACCAGCGGACCAAGGGGCCTGTGCAGAGGAGGAG AAATCGGCCTTCATCGAAGACCTTTGTGGCTCCCGACGAGACTCGTGGAGGGATTCTGATTACTGTTGTGAGGAGAAGCCTGGAGATGAACAAACCAATTGCTTCAATACCCACTATCTAAGGAATGTGGCTTTGGTGGCCGGGGTGGCCCAGAAACCCAAGGACCAGCCAGAGGCTGGGACAACTGAACTACCTCCTGCCAGCCCCACCCCAGAGCACAAAGGAGAATGA
- the ECM1 gene encoding extracellular matrix protein 1 isoform X4, with translation MPSPCPGMGSPRTAALVFVIWALGALASQGGPKPSQQREVIPQLSIFSQEEVGYAAPPAPPRSQSPKLNDPITSQHIFQGQEPVDYLFEDFPVQQAQSPQRILLETEKSTPNKAIPLQEEVQPLPFPIEQKEVESPFHPPKDDGFSQQEQKEKMEHPSPESSSYNQPRHCPQDPRFGGWGHRLDGFPPGRPNPDNINQICLPDRKHVVYGPWNLPQTGHSHLSRQGNALNFLETGYTRCCHLKTDRLDCAMSVWADALFRFCESEFSVKTRAYSCCWLRGEARLSCFQENAPLPDYKLLQGPCPSHPPRPSSSLELSFPPGVPTPGNIRNICRFRRYRSIPRGLQMLEDLMPQLRAVAQLEGKFKRCCHQGDNHTCARQAWEDVLDHYCDEELAIKTHHHVCCHRSPISARDDCFARHAPYPNYDRDILTVDLSRITPDTMSQLCGHRKVLTKHKQIPGLIRNMTARCCELPPADQGACAEEEKSAFIEDLCGSRRDSWRDSDYCCEEKPGDEQTNCFNTHYLRNVALVAGVAQKPKDQPEAGTTELPPASPTPEHKGE, from the exons GACCCAAGCCTTCCCAACAGAGAGAGGTGATTCCACAGCTTTCCATTTTTAGCCAAGAAGAAG TTGGCTATGCAGCTCCCCCTGCCCCTCCCAGGTCCCAAAGCCCCAAGCTTAACGACCCCATCACATCCCAGCATATCTTTCAGGGACAGGAACCAG TGGATTACCTGTTTGAAGACTTTCCTGTGCAGCAGGCACAAAGCCCTCAGAGAATCCTTTTGGAGACCGAAA AATCTACTCCTAATAAAGCCATACCTCTTCAAGAGGAAGTGCAGCCCCTTCCGTTCCCCATCGAGCAGAAAGAAG TAGAGTCTCCTTTCCACCCCCCAAAGGATGATGGGTTTTCCCAACAAGAGCAGAAAGAAA AAATGGAACATCCTAGCCCAGAGTCCTCATCTTACAATCAGCCTCGTCACTGCCCTCAAGACCCCCGTTTCGGGGGCTGGGGTCACCGACTGGATGGCTTCCCCCCTGGGCGCCCTAACCCAGACAACATCAACCAGATCTGCCTCCCTGACCGCAAGCATGTGGTATATGGCCCTTGGAACCTGCCTCAGACCGGTCACTCCCACCTCAGCCGCCAGGGGAACGCCCTCAACTTTCTGGAGACGGGGTACACCCGTTGCTGCCACCTCAAAACGGACCGACTGGATTGTGCGATGTCTGTG TGGGCAGACGCCCTGTTTCGGTTCTGTGAGTCTGAGTTCTCAGTCAAGACCAGAGCCTACTCATGCTGCTGGCTTCGGGGAGAGGCCCGCCTCTCCTGCTTCCAAGAGAATGCCCCCCTGCCAGACTACAAGCTTCTCCAAGGGCCCTGCCCCAGTCACCCCCCCAGGCCTTCCTCCAGTCTGGAGTTGTCCTTCCCCCCGGGAGTCCCCACTCCGGGCAACATTAGGAACATCTGCCGTTTCCGTCGCTACCGATCTATTCCCCGAGGGCTTCAAATGCTGGAAGACCTTATGCCTCAGCTCCGGGCAGTGGCGCAGCTGGAGGGCAAATTCAAGCGCTGCTGCCACCAAGGAGACAACCACACCTGTGCCCGGCAGGCA TGGGAGGATGTTCTGGACCATTACTGTGATGAGGAACTGGCAATTAAGACCCACCATCACGTTTGTTGCCACCGCTCTCCCATCTCTGCCCGTGATGATTGCTTTGCTCGCCATGCTCCCTACCCCAACTACGACCGGGACATCTTGACCGTTGACCTCAGCCGGATTACTCCTGACACCATGAGCCAGCTCTGTGGACACCGAAAGGTCCTCACCAAGCA TAAGCAGATTCCTGGGCTCATCCGGAACATGACAGCCAGGTGCTGTGAACTGCCACCAGCGGACCAAGGGGCCTGTGCAGAGGAGGAG AAATCGGCCTTCATCGAAGACCTTTGTGGCTCCCGACGAGACTCGTGGAGGGATTCTGATTACTGTTGTGAGGAGAAGCCTGGAGATGAACAAACCAATTGCTTCAATACCCACTATCTAAGGAATGTGGCTTTGGTGGCCGGGGTGGCCCAGAAACCCAAGGACCAGCCAGAGGCTGGGACAACTGAACTACCTCCTGCCAGCCCCACCCCAGAGCACAAAGGAGAATGA
- the ECM1 gene encoding extracellular matrix protein 1 isoform X17, producing the protein MPSPCPGMGSPRTAALVFVIWALGALASQGGPKPSQQREVIPQLSIFSQEEVGYAAPPAPPRSQSPKLNDPITSQHIFQGQEPVDYLFEDFPVQQAQSPQRILLETEIESTPNKAIPLQEEVQPLPFPIEQKEVESPFHPPKDDGFSQQEQKEIDSSQHEEHPNGQGREMEHPSPESSSYNQPRHCPQDPRFGGWGHRLDGFPPGRPNPDNINQICLPDRKHVVYGPWNLPQTGHSHLSRQGNALNFLETGYTRCCHLKTDRLDCAMSVWEDVLDHYCDEELAIKTHHHVCCHRSPISARDDCFARHAPYPNYDRDILTVDLSRITPDTMSQLCGHRKVLTKHKQIPGLIRNMTARCCELPPADQGACAEEEKSAFIEDLCGSRRDSWRDSDYCCEEKPGDEQTNCFNTHYLRNVALVAGVAQKPKDQPEAGTTELPPASPTPEHKGE; encoded by the exons GACCCAAGCCTTCCCAACAGAGAGAGGTGATTCCACAGCTTTCCATTTTTAGCCAAGAAGAAG TTGGCTATGCAGCTCCCCCTGCCCCTCCCAGGTCCCAAAGCCCCAAGCTTAACGACCCCATCACATCCCAGCATATCTTTCAGGGACAGGAACCAG TGGATTACCTGTTTGAAGACTTTCCTGTGCAGCAGGCACAAAGCCCTCAGAGAATCCTTTTGGAGACCGAAA TAGAATCTACTCCTAATAAAGCCATACCTCTTCAAGAGGAAGTGCAGCCCCTTCCGTTCCCCATCGAGCAGAAAGAAG TAGAGTCTCCTTTCCACCCCCCAAAGGATGATGGGTTTTCCCAACAAGAGCAGAAAGAAA tcGATTCCTCTCAGCATGAAGAGCATCCCAATGGGCAGGGGAGAG AAATGGAACATCCTAGCCCAGAGTCCTCATCTTACAATCAGCCTCGTCACTGCCCTCAAGACCCCCGTTTCGGGGGCTGGGGTCACCGACTGGATGGCTTCCCCCCTGGGCGCCCTAACCCAGACAACATCAACCAGATCTGCCTCCCTGACCGCAAGCATGTGGTATATGGCCCTTGGAACCTGCCTCAGACCGGTCACTCCCACCTCAGCCGCCAGGGGAACGCCCTCAACTTTCTGGAGACGGGGTACACCCGTTGCTGCCACCTCAAAACGGACCGACTGGATTGTGCGATGTCTGTG TGGGAGGATGTTCTGGACCATTACTGTGATGAGGAACTGGCAATTAAGACCCACCATCACGTTTGTTGCCACCGCTCTCCCATCTCTGCCCGTGATGATTGCTTTGCTCGCCATGCTCCCTACCCCAACTACGACCGGGACATCTTGACCGTTGACCTCAGCCGGATTACTCCTGACACCATGAGCCAGCTCTGTGGACACCGAAAGGTCCTCACCAAGCA TAAGCAGATTCCTGGGCTCATCCGGAACATGACAGCCAGGTGCTGTGAACTGCCACCAGCGGACCAAGGGGCCTGTGCAGAGGAGGAG AAATCGGCCTTCATCGAAGACCTTTGTGGCTCCCGACGAGACTCGTGGAGGGATTCTGATTACTGTTGTGAGGAGAAGCCTGGAGATGAACAAACCAATTGCTTCAATACCCACTATCTAAGGAATGTGGCTTTGGTGGCCGGGGTGGCCCAGAAACCCAAGGACCAGCCAGAGGCTGGGACAACTGAACTACCTCCTGCCAGCCCCACCCCAGAGCACAAAGGAGAATGA
- the ECM1 gene encoding extracellular matrix protein 1 isoform X1, with product MPSPCPGMGSPRTAALVFVIWALGALASQGGPKPSQQREVIPQLSIFSQEEVGYAAPPAPPRSQSPKLNDPITSQHIFQGQEPVDYLFEDFPVQQAQSPQRILLETEIESTPNKAIPLQEEVQPLPFPIEQKEVESPFHPPKDDGFSQQEQKEIDSSQHEEHPNGQGREMEHPSPESSSYNQPRHCPQDPRFGGWGHRLDGFPPGRPNPDNINQICLPDRKHVVYGPWNLPQTGHSHLSRQGNALNFLETGYTRCCHLKTDRLDCAMSVWADALFRFCESEFSVKTRAYSCCWLRGEARLSCFQENAPLPDYKLLQGPCPSHPPRPSSSLELSFPPGVPTPGNIRNICRFRRYRSIPRGLQMLEDLMPQLRAVAQLEGKFKRCCHQGDNHTCARQAWEDVLDHYCDEELAIKTHHHVCCHRSPISARDDCFARHAPYPNYDRDILTVDLSRITPDTMSQLCGHRKVLTKHKQIPGLIRNMTARCCELPPADQGACAEEEKSAFIEDLCGSRRDSWRDSDYCCEEKPGDEQTNCFNTHYLRNVALVAGVAQKPKDQPEAGTTELPPASPTPEHKGE from the exons GACCCAAGCCTTCCCAACAGAGAGAGGTGATTCCACAGCTTTCCATTTTTAGCCAAGAAGAAG TTGGCTATGCAGCTCCCCCTGCCCCTCCCAGGTCCCAAAGCCCCAAGCTTAACGACCCCATCACATCCCAGCATATCTTTCAGGGACAGGAACCAG TGGATTACCTGTTTGAAGACTTTCCTGTGCAGCAGGCACAAAGCCCTCAGAGAATCCTTTTGGAGACCGAAA TAGAATCTACTCCTAATAAAGCCATACCTCTTCAAGAGGAAGTGCAGCCCCTTCCGTTCCCCATCGAGCAGAAAGAAG TAGAGTCTCCTTTCCACCCCCCAAAGGATGATGGGTTTTCCCAACAAGAGCAGAAAGAAA tcGATTCCTCTCAGCATGAAGAGCATCCCAATGGGCAGGGGAGAG AAATGGAACATCCTAGCCCAGAGTCCTCATCTTACAATCAGCCTCGTCACTGCCCTCAAGACCCCCGTTTCGGGGGCTGGGGTCACCGACTGGATGGCTTCCCCCCTGGGCGCCCTAACCCAGACAACATCAACCAGATCTGCCTCCCTGACCGCAAGCATGTGGTATATGGCCCTTGGAACCTGCCTCAGACCGGTCACTCCCACCTCAGCCGCCAGGGGAACGCCCTCAACTTTCTGGAGACGGGGTACACCCGTTGCTGCCACCTCAAAACGGACCGACTGGATTGTGCGATGTCTGTG TGGGCAGACGCCCTGTTTCGGTTCTGTGAGTCTGAGTTCTCAGTCAAGACCAGAGCCTACTCATGCTGCTGGCTTCGGGGAGAGGCCCGCCTCTCCTGCTTCCAAGAGAATGCCCCCCTGCCAGACTACAAGCTTCTCCAAGGGCCCTGCCCCAGTCACCCCCCCAGGCCTTCCTCCAGTCTGGAGTTGTCCTTCCCCCCGGGAGTCCCCACTCCGGGCAACATTAGGAACATCTGCCGTTTCCGTCGCTACCGATCTATTCCCCGAGGGCTTCAAATGCTGGAAGACCTTATGCCTCAGCTCCGGGCAGTGGCGCAGCTGGAGGGCAAATTCAAGCGCTGCTGCCACCAAGGAGACAACCACACCTGTGCCCGGCAGGCA TGGGAGGATGTTCTGGACCATTACTGTGATGAGGAACTGGCAATTAAGACCCACCATCACGTTTGTTGCCACCGCTCTCCCATCTCTGCCCGTGATGATTGCTTTGCTCGCCATGCTCCCTACCCCAACTACGACCGGGACATCTTGACCGTTGACCTCAGCCGGATTACTCCTGACACCATGAGCCAGCTCTGTGGACACCGAAAGGTCCTCACCAAGCA TAAGCAGATTCCTGGGCTCATCCGGAACATGACAGCCAGGTGCTGTGAACTGCCACCAGCGGACCAAGGGGCCTGTGCAGAGGAGGAG AAATCGGCCTTCATCGAAGACCTTTGTGGCTCCCGACGAGACTCGTGGAGGGATTCTGATTACTGTTGTGAGGAGAAGCCTGGAGATGAACAAACCAATTGCTTCAATACCCACTATCTAAGGAATGTGGCTTTGGTGGCCGGGGTGGCCCAGAAACCCAAGGACCAGCCAGAGGCTGGGACAACTGAACTACCTCCTGCCAGCCCCACCCCAGAGCACAAAGGAGAATGA
- the ECM1 gene encoding extracellular matrix protein 1 isoform X19, producing MPSPCPGMGSPRTAALVFVIWALGALASQGGPKPSQQREVIPQLSIFSQEEVGYAAPPAPPRSQSPKLNDPITSQHIFQGQEPVDYLFEDFPVQQAQSPQRILLETEIESTPNKAIPLQEEVQPLPFPIEQKEVDSSQHEEHPNGQGREMEHPSPESSSYNQPRHCPQDPRFGGWGHRLDGFPPGRPNPDNINQICLPDRKHVVYGPWNLPQTGHSHLSRQGNALNFLETGYTRCCHLKTDRLDCAMSVWEDVLDHYCDEELAIKTHHHVCCHRSPISARDDCFARHAPYPNYDRDILTVDLSRITPDTMSQLCGHRKVLTKHKQIPGLIRNMTARCCELPPADQGACAEEEKSAFIEDLCGSRRDSWRDSDYCCEEKPGDEQTNCFNTHYLRNVALVAGVAQKPKDQPEAGTTELPPASPTPEHKGE from the exons GACCCAAGCCTTCCCAACAGAGAGAGGTGATTCCACAGCTTTCCATTTTTAGCCAAGAAGAAG TTGGCTATGCAGCTCCCCCTGCCCCTCCCAGGTCCCAAAGCCCCAAGCTTAACGACCCCATCACATCCCAGCATATCTTTCAGGGACAGGAACCAG TGGATTACCTGTTTGAAGACTTTCCTGTGCAGCAGGCACAAAGCCCTCAGAGAATCCTTTTGGAGACCGAAA TAGAATCTACTCCTAATAAAGCCATACCTCTTCAAGAGGAAGTGCAGCCCCTTCCGTTCCCCATCGAGCAGAAAGAAG tcGATTCCTCTCAGCATGAAGAGCATCCCAATGGGCAGGGGAGAG AAATGGAACATCCTAGCCCAGAGTCCTCATCTTACAATCAGCCTCGTCACTGCCCTCAAGACCCCCGTTTCGGGGGCTGGGGTCACCGACTGGATGGCTTCCCCCCTGGGCGCCCTAACCCAGACAACATCAACCAGATCTGCCTCCCTGACCGCAAGCATGTGGTATATGGCCCTTGGAACCTGCCTCAGACCGGTCACTCCCACCTCAGCCGCCAGGGGAACGCCCTCAACTTTCTGGAGACGGGGTACACCCGTTGCTGCCACCTCAAAACGGACCGACTGGATTGTGCGATGTCTGTG TGGGAGGATGTTCTGGACCATTACTGTGATGAGGAACTGGCAATTAAGACCCACCATCACGTTTGTTGCCACCGCTCTCCCATCTCTGCCCGTGATGATTGCTTTGCTCGCCATGCTCCCTACCCCAACTACGACCGGGACATCTTGACCGTTGACCTCAGCCGGATTACTCCTGACACCATGAGCCAGCTCTGTGGACACCGAAAGGTCCTCACCAAGCA TAAGCAGATTCCTGGGCTCATCCGGAACATGACAGCCAGGTGCTGTGAACTGCCACCAGCGGACCAAGGGGCCTGTGCAGAGGAGGAG AAATCGGCCTTCATCGAAGACCTTTGTGGCTCCCGACGAGACTCGTGGAGGGATTCTGATTACTGTTGTGAGGAGAAGCCTGGAGATGAACAAACCAATTGCTTCAATACCCACTATCTAAGGAATGTGGCTTTGGTGGCCGGGGTGGCCCAGAAACCCAAGGACCAGCCAGAGGCTGGGACAACTGAACTACCTCCTGCCAGCCCCACCCCAGAGCACAAAGGAGAATGA